In Micropterus dolomieu isolate WLL.071019.BEF.003 ecotype Adirondacks unplaced genomic scaffold, ASM2129224v1 contig_639, whole genome shotgun sequence, the DNA window AAGTCTGTACTCATGTGTGAGTGTAACAAAATGGAACATGGTTCtatgaaaacacactgagctcCCTAACCATGTGACTTTGCAGTTTCACAAACTGCTAAAATGTCCTTAtgattgatttgttttaatgttataCTATTACTAATTAAGGATCTTGTTTTTGTAAGTGgtgtttaattgattaattttctgtgtcTCAGATGGAGCTTTTCCTCGTGtttctccagacagacagcagttTTTTGAATATGAGACTTTCACTGTAAAGTGTGAAGAGCTCGGTGGCTTGACTGAATGGAGAGTCATGAGGAAGCTCCTCAAATCAATTACCACAAATTATTCTAACTGGAACTCATCTGCACCATCCTGCACCATTGATCCTGCCTTCCAAAGACACAGTGGAGAATACTGGTGtgaaaatgcaaaggaagaaaCAAGTGGTGCAgtcaacatcactgtcactggtatGTTAAGCAAATCGTATATCTAGCAGAGTTTTCTATTTATTTGAGGCAGTAAGCCATAATAAGCCTTAACTCAGTGTTTTGGAAATGGTCCACACTTCAACAATAAAACTTGCCTTATGTAAgtcaaaaaacatatttaggAAGATCCTATTAATCTTAAGGAATTATTTGAAGAATTTagtttttacatatttgttgCTAACCTTTTTCGACAGACAAAGAATTgtatatttctgtctttttgatAAAGCATAGTTTAAAAAGTGTGATGTCTGTCACACTTGGCTGGTTTAAGGCAGCCATGTGGGAAATCCAACCAAAATTTCTGACATGCCAGAAATTGTCCAAGAACCAGATCATTGATCAGGCAAATAATCCGGCGTCATCACCACAAACTGCACATCAAAGGACAACTCTACAATTCTTTGATTGGCAGAAATTTGGTTGGGTTCTAAAATTTGTCAAGGGCGACCAATTCAGGGCTAAAATAAGGCTGCCTGTCTGGCTTAATAGAGGCAGTATAGGTAGAACTTTCTCCACTAACTTTATCTAAAAAGGCTGGTATTTAGAGAAAATACCCTGAGAGTTGGAAAATGCTGCACACAACTCAAACCATTTAATTTTACAATGAGTTCAAGACAAAAGGCACTTTTGAGTGACAGAATACTGTGTCTAGGAAGATGCCTTAAATCTGCCCCCTCATATggcaataaatataaatacatagtACACAACAGGATACTCATTATGGTGTCCAAATTTCATATGTTCACTTTCTACGAACTTGACTgatgttttctaataaatatatatgatgtttaacattaaatatttattcatcaCTTTGTTCAGGTGGTTCTGTGATCCTAGAAGTTCCTGTCCGACCTGTGGTGGAGGGACATGATGTGGTTCTTCAATGtagaaacaagaaaacagattcaaAACACATTGCTGATTTCTACAAAGATGGTTCACAACTCGGGACGCggtatgaaaacaaaatgaccaTCCGAAACTTTTCAAAGTCTGATGAAGGACTCTACAAGTGCAGCATCTCTGGGGCCGGAGAATCAGCAGAGAGCTGGCTGgctgttttaaaacaaagtaaagcaCCCTATGAGGATAATCATCGTGTTCACAGTGGCTCCACTGATCTCCTCTCCCCGCTGTGGAttgttgttggtgttttatttgtggctctgctgctgttggtgaCTGGGCTGCTTCTTTGCAGGAAACACAGAGGTACATTTTTCTCAGTTAAGTTTACATTGCactaatttgttttttcacgttGTAGTGGCAAATGTAATCACAATTATTTTCACAGGTTATATTTTTTAGAGTTAATGAAGTGCTACATTTACGTACTGCACTGGAGTCATGTGGAAATTGTA includes these proteins:
- the LOC123964112 gene encoding Fc receptor-like protein 5, whose translation is MDLTALFMRLLMDVLVLFVAQVDCSYFAQKADRQQFFEYETFTVKCEELGGLTEWRVMRKLLKSITTNYSNWNSSAPSCTIDPAFQRHSGEYWCENAKEETSGAVNITVTGGSVILEVPVRPVVEGHDVVLQCRNKKTDSKHIADFYKDGSQLGTRYENKMTIRNFSKSDEGLYKCSISGAGESAESWLAVLKQSKAPYEDNHRVHSGSTDLLSPLWIVVGVLFVALLLLVTGLLLCRKHR